From a single Nocardioides panacis genomic region:
- a CDS encoding GlsB/YeaQ/YmgE family stress response membrane protein, with protein sequence MEIIGVIIAGIIIGLLGKFVAPGDKDNIPIWLTVLCGVGGVILGWFVYTAFGGNGSPGIDWTRWIVAILVAAVLVVIASTLTGRNTGGRKANTL encoded by the coding sequence ATGGAGATCATCGGCGTCATCATCGCTGGCATCATCATCGGACTGCTCGGCAAGTTCGTCGCTCCTGGCGACAAGGACAACATCCCGATCTGGCTGACCGTCCTGTGCGGCGTCGGCGGGGTCATCCTCGGCTGGTTCGTCTACACGGCGTTCGGCGGCAACGGCAGCCCCGGCATCGACTGGACCCGCTGGATCGTCGCCATCCTCGTCGCGGCCGTCCTGGTCGTGATCGCTTCCACGCTCACCGGACGGAACACC